One Phaseolus vulgaris cultivar G19833 chromosome 11, P. vulgaris v2.0, whole genome shotgun sequence genomic window carries:
- the LOC137831172 gene encoding uncharacterized protein, whose amino-acid sequence MATAASRRPKWRHHPPPPPTPRILHFPRRRPSCRRDLKANNSNKLGTLIDRERRARPPIVVLDNNIGSEGERRRERVGSPKGWALEEEKWKFQAEMLRAECNLLRMEKEIAVKKLQRSRVKMETTLRSALHTLVSGRIRICEGKNVDMVLDEEIHELTEKLQRLQKRSKGKDLGGSKNKNFDKQVSVLQRRLEKIGGSSDEIYLREFQEMENISLSIKRCSRIDDSIVASGKLNVEILRRKMEGLSKGILLQRMEEEYNSLLSSASSSLASSASTSKRVEFQDSSSMRLHHQEKLSCEGNRCSGHCKTVVRRIVEQVRAETEQWSQMQEMLGQVREEMEELQASRDFWEDRARQYDFDIQSLHNTVQEWKEKAVSSESKTKEVEAELSMVRSDLERLRKEQNAVKGTKWLPFPMEAQNELEKRIVVCSSNKSNNVTENRKHSDVLRSGERKTHGGSGGFIAPKRSPLRDIGNSSLLMRQNGKAVFP is encoded by the exons ATGGCCACTGCAGCATCAAGAAGACCCAAGTGGCGCCACcaccctcctcctcctcctaCCCCCAGGATCCTGCACTTCCCTCGCCGGAGACCCTCTTGCCGGAGGGACCTTAAGGCCAACAATAGCAACAAGTTGGGGACTCTGATTGATAGAGAAAGACGTGCACGTCCTCCCATAGTGGTGCTGGACAACAACATTGGTAGTGAGGGTGAGAGGAGGAGGGAGAGAGTAGGGAGTCCCAAAGGGTGGGCCTTGGAGGAAGAGAAGTGGAAGTTTCAAGCGGAAATGTTAAGGGCAGAGTGTAATTTGTTGAGGATGGAGAAGGAGATTGCGGTTAAGAAGTTGCAGAGGAGTCGTGTTAAGATGGAGACAACTCTAAGATCTGCTCTTCACACACTTGTTTCT GGAAGAATCAGGATTTGTGAAGGAAAGAATGTTGATATGGTTTTGGATGAGGAGATTCACGAGTTGACTGAGAAGCTTCAGAGATTGCAGAAGAGGTCGAAGGGGAAGGATTTAGGAGGcagtaaaaacaaaaattttgaCAAGCAAGTTTCTGTTCTGCAGAGGCGACTGGAGAAGATTGGAGGATCATCAGATGAGATATATTTGAGGGAGTTTCAAGAGATGGAAAACATAAGCCTGTCAATTAAAAGGTGTAGCAGAATTGATGATAGCATTGTTGCAAGTGGAAAACTAAAT GTGGAGATTCTGAGGAGAAAAATGGAGGGATTGTCAAAGGGAATATTATTACAGAGAATGGAGGAAGAGTATAACTCACTGCTGTCTAGTGCTAGTAGTTCTCTTGCCAGTTCTGCTTCAACTTCCAAGAGAGTTGAATTTCAAGATTCATCTTCCATGAGATTACATCATCAG GAAAAATTATCTTGTGAAGGGAATCGATGCTCAGGGCATTGCAAAACTGTTGTACGGAGAATTGTAGAGCAAGTTAGAGCTGAGACTGAGCAATGGTCACAAATGCAGGAGATGCTAGGTCAGGTGAGGGAAGAGATGGAGGAGTTGCAGGCTTCTCGAGATTTTTGGGAAGATCGAGCCCGACAGTATGATTTTGATATCCAATCCCTTCACAATACT GTGCAAGAATGGAAAGAAAAAGCTGTTTCATCTGAAAGTAAAACGAAAGAAGTTGAAGCAGAACTCTCCATGGTTCGTAGTGATCTTGAAAGATTGAGGAAGGAACAGAATGCAGTTAAGGGGACCAAATGGTTGCCCTTTCCCATGGAAGCACAGAATGAGTTGGAGAAGCGAATAGTGGTTTGTTCCTCAAATAAAAGCAATAACGTTACAGAAAATAGGAAGCACAGTGATGTTCTAAGGAGTGGGGAAAGAAAAACACATGGTGGTAGTGGTGGATTCATAGCACCAAAAAGATCACCACTGAGAGACATTGGCAACTCCTCATTGTTGATGAGACAGAATGGCAAAGCAGTTTTCCCTTAG
- the LOC137821750 gene encoding phosphatidylinositol N-acetylglucosaminyltransferase subunit C-like — MDLSLANNSSSPRPRWRKVAYGGMQPGYSESTVKAPGVLKNPALTSCISVNASVVASVFIASRLPSRLHVFGIMLFSLQVFLFAPLVTYCIKKYSFRMHLCFSISLMAMTLSFVYMLHRLLFVVLLSLLVFVNVVCPYWLIRIQEYKFEINGPWDEAKLCFDITD, encoded by the coding sequence ATGGATCTTAGCTTGGCTAATAATTCTTCATCGCCTCGTCCCAGATGGAGAAAAGTAGCATATGGTGGTATGCAACCTGGTTATTCAGAATCCACTGTCAAAGCCCCAGGGGTTCTTAAGAATCCAGCATTGACCAGTTGTATCTCTGTAAATGCTTCTGTAGTCGCCTCTGTTTTTATTGCTTCTCGCCTTCCATCAAGACTACATGTGTTCGGTATCATGTTATTCTCATTGCAGGTTTTCCTTTTTGCTCCACTTGTCACTTactgtattaaaaaatattcattccGCATGCACCTATGCTTTTCTATCAGTTTGATGGCCATGACCTTAAGTTTTGTGTACATGCTGCATCGCCTCCTTTTTGTGGTGCTACTTAGTCTGTTGGTTTTTGTCAATGTGGTTTGCCCTTATTGGCTTATAAGGATTCAGGAGTACAAGTTTGAGATCAATGGACCTTGGGATGAGGCTAAACTTTGTTTTGATATTACAGACTGA